GTCGGGCGAGCCCTTGCGCACCTCGAAGTGCAGGTGGGGCCCGGTGGAGTTGCCGGTGCTCCCCACCGCGCCGACGACGTCGCCGGCCTCGACGGTCTGCCCTTCCTTGACGTTGATCTTCGAGAGATGGGCGTACTTCGTGAACGTGCCGTCGCCATGGTCGACGACCACCAGGTTGCCGTAGCCGCCGCCGTCGCCGGCGAAGACCACCTCGCCGCCCTTGGCGGCCTGCACCGGCGTGCCCGTCGGCACGCCGATGTCGATACCGGCATGATTGGTGGACCCGATGCCGCCCGGGGATTCGCGCGGCCCCACGTCGGACGTGATGTTCTGCTTCCAGTCCTTGACCGGCGCCACGACCTTCGGTTTGGCGGCCTCGGGCTTGGCCTTTGGTTTGGGCTTCGGGGGCGGCGGGGGCGGCGGGGCGGGGCGGCCCTTGCGGTCGATCGTCATGGACGGTTTCCTTTCAGCTTGCCGAGGAAATCGATGGCCGAGTCGATGAGGCTGTCCTTGCCTTTCGCGAGCAACGAACTCGGATCGGCTGCCACCTCACGCGTGATCGAGGCGACGTTGCGCGCCAGGCGCATCGCCAGGGGTTCGTCGGGGGGGCGCGCCGCCTGGGCCTGGGCCGCCCACGCGTAGGCCACCTCGGGGGAGGGTTGCGCCGGCGCGGCGGGGGCCTGGCCGTTGCCTTCATTGGGCTGGAAGGCCGACGCCGTCCGGCTTCTGGCCGCGATCGGCGCCGTGCGCTGGCTGCCCGCCCGGAAGGCGATCGGCGCGGTGCGCGATCTTTCGGCCACGTCGGGCGCCTTGAAACCCTCGAAAGCGAATGCGCGATCCTCAGGCTTGCCCATCATCCGGCAAAACGCGACCTTTCGCTCCAGGCGATCGGCGGCCGCCCGCGCCCGGTCGGTCCAGTCGGCCTCGGCCTCCAGCGCCCGATAGAACGCCAGGGCCGAGGCGAAGCGCTCCAGTTCCTCGCAGAGCTTGGCGGCGGCCGCCATCACCCCCGGGAGGTCCGGTTCCAGGCAGAGCGTGCGCTCGAATGCCACCAGAGCCTGCTCCTTCTCGGAGATCGCCTCGAAGGAGTAGCCCATCGCCGTGTAGCACCAGAGGTCGGC
This sequence is a window from Candidatus Tanganyikabacteria bacterium. Protein-coding genes within it:
- a CDS encoding tetratricopeptide repeat protein gives rise to the protein MAAIEAADYEEAEWLLMQIGDEDKETYQTALFYRSRIYCTLEDHERAQGMLERAIRAHPAAYLYYYLGACLQHREQWAKSEPHLRRAVELDPRQTDAFILLGKACQHLDRTDEAVVCFERALANDPRAKLARFLLAQICITRRDHTRALALLHVLQGQEPDYPPTHRLQAEIHLALGDRRQALVELCWLVDNGHADLWCYTAMGYSFEAISEKEQALVAFERTLCLEPDLPGVMAAAAKLCEELERFASALAFYRALEAEADWTDRARAAADRLERKVAFCRMMGKPEDRAFAFEGFKAPDVAERSRTAPIAFRAGSQRTAPIAARSRTASAFQPNEGNGQAPAAPAQPSPEVAYAWAAQAQAARPPDEPLAMRLARNVASITREVAADPSSLLAKGKDSLIDSAIDFLGKLKGNRP